A stretch of Equus przewalskii isolate Varuska chromosome 11, EquPr2, whole genome shotgun sequence DNA encodes these proteins:
- the LOC103544979 gene encoding olfactory receptor 5D18 produces MSERNKSGTSFTLLGFSDLPELQIPLFLIFLAIYSVTVVGNVGMIVIIKINPKLHTPMYFFLSHLSFVDFCYSSIIVPKTLVNLVVEDRSISFIGCVVQFFFFGTFAVTESFLLAVMAYDRFVAICNPLLYTVAMSQKLCTMLVAGSYAWGVACSLILTCSAIKLSFQGPNTINHFFCEFSSLLSLSCSDIYVTQLLLLIFSTFNVVSTLLVILISYVFIVVTILKMHSASGRRKAISTCASHMTAISIFHGTILFLYCVPNSKNSRHTVKVASVFYTVVIPMLNPLIYSLRNKDVKDTVSKIMHTKVFSY; encoded by the coding sequence ATGtcagagagaaacaaaagtggGACCTCATTCACTCTTTTGGGcttctcagatttgccagaactgCAAATCCCcctcttcttgatttttctggCCATCTACAGTGTCACTGTTGTAGGGAATGTTGGGATGATTGTAATAATCAAAATTAACCCCAAACTGCACACCcctatgtactttttcctcagtCACCTCTCATTTGTGGATTTCTGCTATTCCTCCATCATTGTTCCCAAGACCCTGGTGAACTTAGTTGTGGAAGACAGAAGCATTTCATTTATAGGATGTGTAgtacaattctttttctttggtacCTTTGCAGTAACTGAATCCTTTTTATTAgctgtgatggcctatgaccgctttGTGGCCATTTGTAACCCTCTGCTCTACACAGTCGCTATGTCACAGAAGCTCTGTACCATGctagttgctggatcatatgcatGGGGAGTAGCTTGTTCCTTGATACTCACATGTTCTGCCATCAAATTATCATTTCAGGGTCCCAACACAattaatcatttcttctgtgaattctcCTCATTGCTGTCCCTCTCTTGCTCTGATATTTATGTCACTCAGttgctgcttttaattttttccacctTTAATGTGGTCAGCACATTACTCGTCATTCTCATCTCTTATGTATTTATTGTTGTAACCATTCTCAAGATGCATTCAGCCAGTGGGCGCCGCAAAGCCATCTCCACCTGTGCTTCCCACATGACTGCCATCTCCATCTTCCATGGCACCATCCTCTTCCTCTACTGTGTGCCCAACTCCAAAAACTCCAGGCACACAGTCAAAGTGGCCTCTGTGTTTTACACAGTGGTGATCCCCATGTTGAATCCTCTGATATACAGTCTGAGAAATAAGGATGTCAAAGATACAGTCAGCAAAATAATGCACACTAAAGTTTTTTCTTATTGA